In Thiohalorhabdus sp. Cl-TMA, one genomic interval encodes:
- the cysI gene encoding assimilatory sulfite reductase (NADPH) hemoprotein subunit translates to MRDEKPSTEGLHPNERLKADSDYLRGTIEQGLADPITGAIAESDTQLLKFHGSYMQDDRDLRDERRRQKLEPAYSFMIRVRMPGGVCTPEQWLALDRLASQYANGTLRLTTRQTFQFHGILKGDLKPTIQGINASLLDTIAACGDVNRNVMCHPNPDRSEIHRQTYDWARRISEHLLPNTRAYHEIWLDGERVAGTPGTDSEPLYGPTYLPRKFKIAMAVPPSNDVDVYAHDLGFIAIVEDGELRGFNVTVGGGMGMTHGEPATFPRLADVLGFCAPERAVEVAEQVLAVQRDNGDRVDRKHARLKYTIEDMGPAAFREAVEARLGWALEQARPFHFEDNDDRYGWHQGEDGNWHATLFIENGRIKDSADYPLMTGLREVARNLSGEIRLTPNQNVILSNIPDAERPLVEDLLREHGLDRALGGHSGMRLGSMACVAFPTCGLAMAESERYLPELIGALEATLEEVGLREDTIRVRMTGCPNGCARPYLGEIGLVGKALGRYNLYLGAGYAGQRLNRLYRENITTDQILEEVPPIIRHYAEEREPGEPFGDFVIRKEYVREVKAGRAFHD, encoded by the coding sequence ATGCGTGACGAAAAACCGTCGACCGAGGGGCTGCACCCCAACGAGCGCCTCAAGGCCGACAGCGACTATCTTCGCGGGACCATCGAGCAGGGGCTGGCCGATCCCATCACCGGGGCCATCGCCGAGAGCGACACCCAGCTCCTGAAGTTCCACGGCAGCTACATGCAGGACGACCGCGACCTCCGGGACGAACGGCGCCGGCAGAAGCTTGAGCCCGCCTACTCCTTCATGATCCGGGTGCGGATGCCGGGCGGGGTGTGCACCCCCGAGCAGTGGCTGGCACTGGACCGGCTGGCGAGCCAGTACGCCAACGGCACCCTGCGCCTCACCACGCGCCAGACCTTCCAGTTCCACGGCATCCTGAAGGGCGACCTGAAGCCTACGATCCAGGGAATCAACGCGAGCCTGCTGGACACCATCGCCGCCTGCGGCGACGTGAATCGCAACGTCATGTGCCACCCCAATCCGGACCGCTCGGAGATCCACCGGCAGACCTACGATTGGGCGCGGCGCATCAGCGAGCACCTGCTGCCCAATACCCGGGCCTACCACGAGATCTGGCTGGACGGGGAGCGGGTGGCCGGGACGCCGGGGACGGATTCCGAGCCCCTGTACGGGCCCACCTATCTGCCCCGCAAGTTCAAGATCGCCATGGCGGTTCCGCCCAGCAACGACGTGGACGTCTATGCCCACGATCTGGGCTTCATCGCCATCGTCGAGGACGGCGAGCTGCGGGGCTTCAACGTCACGGTGGGCGGTGGCATGGGCATGACCCACGGCGAGCCCGCCACCTTTCCCCGGTTGGCAGATGTCCTGGGGTTCTGCGCGCCGGAGCGGGCCGTGGAGGTGGCGGAGCAGGTCCTGGCGGTGCAGCGGGACAACGGCGACCGGGTGGACCGCAAGCACGCGCGCCTCAAGTACACCATCGAGGACATGGGCCCGGCGGCGTTCCGGGAAGCGGTGGAGGCGCGCCTGGGCTGGGCGCTGGAGCAGGCCCGCCCGTTCCACTTCGAGGACAACGACGACCGTTACGGCTGGCACCAGGGCGAGGACGGCAACTGGCACGCCACCCTGTTCATCGAGAACGGCCGTATCAAGGACAGCGCGGACTATCCCCTGATGACGGGGCTTCGGGAGGTGGCCCGCAACCTGTCGGGGGAGATCCGCCTGACCCCCAACCAGAACGTCATACTCAGCAATATCCCCGACGCGGAGCGTCCCCTCGTGGAGGACCTCCTCCGGGAGCACGGTCTGGACCGTGCCCTGGGCGGGCATTCCGGCATGCGGCTCGGCTCCATGGCCTGCGTGGCGTTCCCCACCTGCGGCCTGGCCATGGCCGAGAGCGAGCGCTATCTGCCGGAGCTTATCGGTGCGTTGGAGGCGACGCTGGAGGAGGTGGGACTCCGCGAGGACACTATCCGGGTACGCATGACCGGATGCCCGAACGGCTGCGCCCGGCCCTATCTGGGCGAGATCGGCCTGGTGGGCAAGGCCCTCGGCCGCTACAACCTCTATCTGGGTGCCGGATACGCGGGGCAGCGCCTGAACAGGCTGTACCGGGAGAACATCACCACCGACCAGATCCTGGAGGAGGTCCCGCCCATCATCCGTCACTACGCCGAGGAGCGGGAGCCGGGCGAGCCCTTCGGGGATTTCGTCATCCGCAAGGAATATGTCCGGGAGGTGAAGGCGGGACGCGCCTTTCATGATTGA
- a CDS encoding sulfurtransferase TusA family protein, whose amino-acid sequence MTATHKVDVRGVSCPEPLQTLIAEIRQVEPGQSLELLSTDPAVEKDVRAWLGKAGHHLEEVSAEDEGVYRLRIRRKVPYE is encoded by the coding sequence ATGACAGCAACGCACAAGGTGGACGTGCGCGGGGTGTCCTGCCCCGAGCCCCTGCAGACCCTGATCGCCGAGATCCGCCAGGTGGAGCCCGGACAGTCCCTGGAGCTGCTCAGCACGGACCCGGCCGTGGAGAAGGATGTCCGCGCGTGGCTGGGCAAGGCCGGCCATCACCTGGAGGAAGTGTCCGCGGAGGACGAGGGGGTCTATCGCCTGCGCATCCGGCGGAAGGTGCCCTACGAGTAG